One Bythopirellula goksoeyrii genomic window, ACATTGACCCAGGCTCGGGAATTACCACACCAAATCCGCGTATTTCACCGCCTCCAAATGTTGAGGTGTGAATATTGAAGTAGGCTTTGCCTGCATCCAAACCGGCTAAGAGCGTGTTGAGGGCACTCGAAACCGTACCCCCATTGGCCGTGATGAATGCCGCATTGTAGCTACCCGCCACGGCCATATCATAGGTGTGATCATACACTCCTGCGGTCACCCCTGAGGGAAAGCCGGTAAAGGTAGGAGTAATCGTGGCAACACCAGCATTTAATAAGCCAGGATCTGCAGTACAACAATGAATGTGGGCTGCAGTAGTCATCCCGGTCAATCCCGTGAAATCGGCTTGGACTCGCATTGTCACCAAATCTAGATCAAAGGTTACCAATGCAGAACCAGTACCAGGGGAGGCATTGGGGGGCGACTCGGCGGGCCCGCTGAGATCGAATGTATAAATCTGCTCGTGCGCAGTTGAAGTGCAAGCTAGGCATGTCAGGGCCAAAACTAAAGACAGTGTTGCTGGCTTCATCAGGTCTTCTCCTTGTTGAAAAGTCGGGAAAATAGTCTCTCGGGGTCACTCTAGCCTTACTACTATGTCACATCGAATTGCTTTCATTGCATCAATACTTGAAAAATATCGCAACTACCTCCGTCCCAACCGTCGCCGGAAAAATAGTGGCACAGCAACCAAGAAATAAATCGTTGCCGGTTCCGGCACCGCAATGACCGGCCCACCCCCCAAAGGCAATCCGTAGTTTATTTGCCAGTCGACCAAGTCCTCCGAACCGAGCGAATCACGTGAATCTCCTCTCTGCCAGACGAGAAAATCAGCCCCGTCGACCAGACCATCATTGTTGAAATCGCCTGCAAGTGAGGAGTTGCTCAATGTGATGTTGTCGATGCCGAGATCTCCGTCCACTGGCTCTCCACCTGCACTGGGAGTACCGGAGTCATGTCGCAGCATGACTCGCAATACGTCACTCATAAGGTTCTGGTAGGTATCCGTTCCTAGCACCCGCGTGAGATCACTCTCCATGAGCGGAAACGAATAGTTTCTCCAAATTCCATCAGCTGGTACGTCGACTGCTACTGTTGAGGTCCACCGTGACGAAGTGCTGGGACTCACTCCAGGCCCAAACAACACCAGCCGCATTGAAAGCGCTGCAGAGCCGACCGCAGCCATCATGTCCGCTGTCACCATAGCTGCGTCGACGGCAGTGAAGTCTCCTGTCCAGGCCGGATTAGAATTGAAGGTGGCATAATTCTGAAATCCCGATTCAAGACGAAGAAACGCATCATCTACACCTGCTGGTCCTCCTGTAGTCTCGTAGGAAACGGAAGCTCCTCCGGTAGTCC contains:
- a CDS encoding CHRD domain-containing protein, whose amino-acid sequence is MKPATLSLVLALTCLACTSTAHEQIYTFDLSGPAESPPNASPGTGSALVTFDLDLVTMRVQADFTGLTGMTTAAHIHCCTADPGLLNAGVATITPTFTGFPSGVTAGVYDHTYDMAVAGSYNAAFITANGGTVSSALNTLLAGLDAGKAYFNIHTSTFGGGEIRGFGVVIPEPGSMLLTVVGLGTSLLGCRRWI